Proteins co-encoded in one Prunus persica cultivar Lovell chromosome G6, Prunus_persica_NCBIv2, whole genome shotgun sequence genomic window:
- the LOC18773610 gene encoding aspartic proteinase CDR1, giving the protein MAAADTTLGHPHFCVVTVLLIFLVCQSTANGGFSAKLIHRDSPNSPFYNHYKTPSKLKRPIFYQNSAQSQVRPDNGQYLMKLSIGNPRFDVYGIADTGSDLLWTQCAPCDGCYKQINPKFDPKQSSTYSDLSCDAQECKAIGTGTCSPQHTCSYSYAYGGGALTQGLLAKETITITSTSGEANSLKNIVFGCGHNNTGGFNENEMGIVGLGGGSLSLVSQLGPLVGGKKLSFCLVPFRTDPRVESKISFGEGSEVSGDGVVSTPLVSKEDKTPYFVTVEGISVGDKLVPFSSSGKVSKGNMFMDTGTPPTLLPQDFYDRLVAEVKNQIPMAPIENDPSLATQLCYNSKTNLEGPILTVHFEGADVKLTPTQTFISPRDEVFCLSAQNVTSDGGIYGNFFQSNLLIGYDLEKMVASFKPTDCTKE; this is encoded by the coding sequence ATGGCAGCCGCAGACACCACCCTTGGTCATCCACACTTTTGTGTGGTGACcgttcttttgatttttcttgtatGCCAATCAACAGCTAATGGTGGGTTCAGTGCCAAGCTTATCCACCGAGACTCTCCAAATTCACCATTCTATAATCACTACAAAACTCCTTCCAAGCTTAAGAGACCAATATTCTATCAAAACAGCGCACAATCACAAGTAAGACCTGACAATGGCCAGTATCTTATGAAGCTCTCGATTGGAAATCCTCGGTTCGATGTTTATGGCATTGCCGACACGGGCAGTGATCTACTGTGGACACAATGTGCACCCTGTGATGGCTGCTACAAACAGATTAATCCCAAGTTCGACCCCAAACAGTCCTCAACATATAGTGACCTTTCTTGTGATGCACAAGAATGCAAAGCAATTGGCACCGGGACATGTTCGCCGCAACACACTTGCAGCTACAGTTATGCGTATGGAGGTGGTGCATTAACCCAAGGGTTATTGGCTAAGGAGACAATTACTATAACATCAACATCAGGGGAAGCAAATTCCCTGAAAAATATTGTGTTTGGTTGTGGACATAACAATACTGGGGGttttaatgaaaatgaaatgggaATAGTTGGCCTGGGAGGAGGCTCCTTATCACTTGTTTCTCAATTGGGTCCTTTAGTTGGGGGCAAAAAATTATCATTCTGTTTGGTGCCATTTCGTACTGATCCTCGCGTTGAGAGCAAGATCAGTTTTGGGGAAGGTAGTGAAGTATCAGGGGATGGTGTGGTTTCAACACCTTTGGTGTCCAAAGAAGACAAAACCCCATATTTTGTGACAGTTGAAGGAATTAGTGTTGGAGATAAGCTTGTGCCTTTCAGTTCGTCAGGGAAAGTTTCGAAGGGCAACATGTTCATGGACACGGGCACACCTCCCACACTTTTGCCGCAAGATTTTTATGACCGCTTGGTGGCAGAAGTGAAAAATCAGATCCCAATGGCACCCATTGAAAATGATCCAAGTTTGGCAACTCAGCTTTGCTACAATAGCAAGACCAATCTCGAAGGACCAATATTGACTGTGCATTTTGAGGGTGCTGATGTGAAGTTGACGCCAACACAGACTTTCATTTCACCAAGAGATGAGGTTTTCTGCCTTTCAGCACAGAATGTCACCAGCGATGGCGGTATCTATGGGAACTTTTTTCAGTCAAATCTCTTGATTGGTTATGACCTAGAAAAAATGGTGGCGTCCTTTAAGCCGACTGACTGTACAAAAGAATAA
- the LOC18774462 gene encoding uncharacterized protein LOC18774462 — protein MANHELILGQSHNLALGQNQQVLGHNHNLGLGQNHEFELGQADNHHLGLGQANEHHLGLGQAHDHDLGLGHAHDHELGLGQSHEQEGVDGHSYGHGDELGMDRKPNHDDHELALHPQNHELGLVENNELAVSEDQELDENLELSMDHNHEMGIESAHDMSVQESQLVLSSSPVIQARMAIVNPNYELAVGQEFPDVKSCRRALRDTAIALHFEMQTIKSDKTRFTAKCASEGCPWRIHAAKLPGVPTFTIRTIHENHTCGGISHLGHQQASVQWVANSVEQRLRENPNYKPKEILEEIHRVHGITLSYKQAWRGKERIMAAMRGSFEEGYRLLPQYCEQLKRTNPGSIASVYGNPNDNCFQRLFISFQASIYGFLNACRPLLGLDRTYLKSKYLGTLLLATGFDGDGALFPLAFGVVDEENDDNWMWFLSELHNLLEINTENMPRLTILSDRQKGIVDGVEANFPTAFHGFCMRHLSDSFRKEFNNTMLVNLLWEAAHVLTVIEFEAKILEIEEISQDAAYWIRRIPARLWATAYFEGTRFGHLTANIVESLNTWILEASGLPIIQMMEFIRRQLMTWFNERRETSMQWTSILVPSAERRVAEAEERARTFQVLRANEAEFEVISHEGTNVVDIRNRCCLCRGWQLYGLPCAHAVAALKSCRQQVNRFTESCFTVTTYRKTYSQTIHPIPDKSLWMELSDGDPNASNAAEVLINPPKSLRPAGRPRKKRVRAEDRGRVKRVVHCSRCNQTGHFRTTCAAPI, from the coding sequence ATGGCTAACCACGAGTTGATACTTGGGCAAAGTCACAATTTAGCACTCGGACAAAATCAGCAGGTACTGGGCCACAATCATAACCTAGGCCTTGGGCAAAATCATGAGTTTGAGTTGGGACAAGCCGACAATCATCATTTAGGTTTGGGGCAGGCCAACGAGCATCATTTGGGTTTGGGGCAGGCTCATGACCATGACCTGGGATTAGGGCATGCTCATGACCATGAATTGGGTTTAGGACAGAGCCATGAGCAAGAAGGGGTTGATGGTCACAGCTATGGGCATGGGGATGAGTTAGGTATGGATCGTAAACCTAATCATGATGACCATGAGTTGGCTCTTCATCCTCAGAACCATGAGTTGGGTTTAGTAGAGAACAATGAGCTGGCTGTCTCAGAGGACCAAGAACTTGATGAAAATTTGGAACTATCTATGGATCATAATCATGAAATGGGGATAGAATCTGCCCATGATATGAGTGTCCAGGAATCCCAGCTTGTACTCAGCTCCAGTCCTGTAATTCAGGCCCGTATGGCGATTGTAAATCCCAACTATGAATTGGCAGTGGGGCAAGAGTTCCCTGATGTCAAGAGTTGCCGGAGGGCTCTAAGGGATACAGCCATTGCCTTGCACTTTGAAATGCAGACTATTAAATCTGACAAGACTCGCTTCACTGCCAAATGTGCCAGTGAGGGATGCCCATGGCGTATTCATGCTGCAAAACTCCCAGGAGTTCCAACTTTCACAATCAGGACCATCCATGAGAATCATACATGTGGAGGAATTTCTCATCTTGGCCATCAGCAAGCCTCAGTTCAGTGGGTTGCAAATTCTGTGGAGCAACGGCTTAGAGAGAACCCTAATTATAAGCCAAAGGAGATACTGGAGGAGATTCATCGAGTTCATGGTATCACCTTATCATACAAGCAAGCTTGGCGAGGAAAGGAGCGTATCATGGCTGCAATGCGTGGATCGTTTGAAGAAGGATATCGCTTGCTTCCACAATATTGTGAACAGCTTAAACGGACAAACCCAGGGAGTATTGCGTCTGTTTATGGAAACCCGAATGATAACTGCTTCCAGCGTCTCTTCATATCATTTCAGGCATCAATTTATGGTTTCCTGAATGCTTGTCGGCCCCTCCTTGGGCTTGATAGGACATATTTGAAAAGTAAGTATCTGGGTACTTTGCTTCTTGCGACCGGTTTCGATGGTGACggtgctctctttcctctggCATTTGGGGTTGTGGACGAGGAGAATGATGATAATTGGATGTGGTTTCTTTCTGAACTTCATAATCTGCTTGAGATTAATACAGAAAACATGCCTAGGCTTACAATTTTGTCAGACAGGCAGAAGGGCATTGTAGATGGAGTTGAAGCAAATTTTCCTACTGCTTTTCATGGCTTTTGCATGCGTCATTTGAGTGATAGCTTCCGCAAGGAGTTTAATAATACAATGCTTGTTAATCTTTTATGGGAAGCTGCTCATGTTCTCACTGTAATCGAATTCGAAGCAAAAATATTAGAGATTGAAGAAATATCACAAGATGCTGCATATTGGATTAGACGGATTCCAGCTCGCTTGTGGGCTACTGCTTACTTTGAGGGAACACGGTTTGGGCATTTGACAGCTAACATAGTTGAATCGCTAAATACTTGGATATTGGAGGCGTCGGGGCTTCCAATAATTCAGATGATGGAATTCATTAGAAGGCAGCTAATGACTTGGTTCAATGAGCGTCGAGAGACCAGTATGCAGTGGACATCGATTCTTGTGCCTAGTGCAGAGAGGCGGGTTGCGGAGGCTGAAGAGCGTGCACGCACTTTTCAGGTCCTTCGTGCTAATGAAGCTGAATTTGAAGTTATATCTCATGAAGGGACGAATGTTGTGGACATTCGGAACCGTTGCTGCCTTTGTCGGGGCTGGCAGCTTTATGGTTTGCCATGCGCACATGCTGTTGCAGCACTTAAATCATGCAGGCAGCAAGTCAATCGATTTACTGAGAGTTGTTTCACAGTTACCACCTATCGAAAGACATACTCACAAACAATACATCCTATTCCAGACAAATCCCTATGGATGGAGTTATCTGATGGAGATCCAAATGCAAGCAACGCTGCTGAGGTTCTCATCAACCCACCTAAGTCACTCCGCCCAGCAGGAAGACCAAGGAAGAAGCGTGTTCGAGCTGAAGACCGTGGCCGTGTGAAGCGAGTTGTGCATTGTAGTCGGTGCAATCAAACAGGCCACTTTAGAACGACGTGTGCAGCCCCCATATAA
- the LOC18774052 gene encoding myosin-binding protein 1 isoform X2: protein MAAMGTSSAFMQKAPQDLTKVLVTAIFEWLLISLLFVDAIFSYIITKFAYYCGLQTPCLLCSRLDHVLGKEKLGYYWDLFCGNHKSEISSLVLCYAHHKLVDVHGMCESCLFSFATINRSNAETYRLLVGKLGDDANFDFDQDPLLRGHKPCLSSGTLCSCCKQPCISRGHSQKLIQTKKFGSEAELDVPLSRDTEHNQKELRKGQDESYISVRATHMRDSGLHPLSHVGYTELKVTSDTESEVHFSDDDNASGLIHEGCDPKEDISAQYAESCIITPALIDPASVPKPSLLAQVDPNSNGSTSVASTVAFGHGLEELNWQKVGSKADFPALTEPILDNTPPSSNAMEAPVEVSKGKKDVTITHETDQISAAEPRELYKGGVRALTTSETEQWIGKDSSRVTEDLKVLLSQLSGTRGNEQSTNEMSPKLSPNSGDLKASDSSNSIGLQILQKRISLERNESGLSLDGSIVSEIEGESVVDRLKRQVEHDKKLMSALYKELEEERNASAVASDQAMAMITRLQEEKAAIHMEALQHLRMMEEQAEYDNEALQKIDDLLVEKEKEIQDLEAELEFYRRKFPNESMLENLLETTCDIQARDIVVDHSESSSIEHSASVPKHVDTGRPHTYSTMPFSDEDGGRVKTSLLDFEDEKIQILQCLEKLEKALSLFSNNGENSDSSKGDCSENGGNGVGKSNLHNGDGGSQQNDAIRENGLPMQHQVPVTSGHISSLENPLLNGKQSETYCNGQNSAELCQVTDLASLPILISDLNKRLKALEADRGFLERTINSLRYGEEGLKFIEQIASHLGELRKVGIRRDQTSA from the exons ATGGCTGCCATGGGGACTTCATCTGCATTTATGCAGAAAGCCCCCCAGGATTTGACTAAAGTTTTGGTAACAGCTATCTTTGAGTGGTTGCTTATTTCTTTGCTGTTCGTTGATGCCATATTCTCCTATATAATTACGAAGTTTGCTTATTACTGTGGATTGCAAACGCCCTGCCTGCTGTGCTCAAGACTTGATCATGTTTTGGGCAAGGAAAAACTTGGTTATTATTGGGACCTGTTCTGCGGCAATCACAAGTCAGAGATTTCTTCACTAGTTCTTTGCTATGCTCACCATAAGCTTGTAGATGTTCATGGAATGTGTGAAAGTTGCCTCTTCTCATTTGCAACAATTAATAGATCCAATGCTGAGACATACAGATTACTGGTGGGTAAGTTGGGGGATGATGCTAACTTTGATTTTGATCAGGACCCATTACTTCGGGGTCATAAGCCTTGCCTATCAAGCGGAACACTTTGTTCTTGTTGCAAGCAGCCATGCATATCTCGGGGGCATTCTCAAAAGTTGATTCagacaaaaaaatttgggtcCGAGGCTGAACTTGATGTGCCCTTATCTCGTGATACTGAACATAATCAGAAAGAACTGAGGAAGGGACAAGATGAATCATATATTTCAGTAAGAGCCACTCATATGAGAGATAGTGGGCTTCACCCTTTATCTCATGTTGGATACACAGAGCTCAAGGTTACTTCTGATACTGAATCGGAGGTTCATTTTTCTGATGATGATAATGCAAGTGGTTTGATTCATGAAGGATGTGATCCCAAGGAAGATATCTCTGCTCAATATGCTGAGTCCTGCATTATTACTCCAGCACTGATAGATCCAGCATCTGTGCCCAAGCCTTCACTTTTGGCACAAGTAGATCCCAACTCCAATGGTAGTACATCTGTAGCATCAACTGTTGCTTTTGGCCATGGATTGGAGGAACTTAATTGGCAAAAAGTTGGAAGCAAGGCTGATTTCCCTGCATTAACTGAACCTATCCTTGACAATACCCCTCCATCATCAAATGCAATGGAAGCCCCAGTTGAAgtatcaaaaggaaaaa AAGATGTGACAATAACTCATGAAACTGATCAAATATCTGCGGCAGAACCTAGGGAATTGTACAAGGGAGGAGTCAGGGCACTCACAACATCTGAAACAG AACAATGGATTGGGAAGGACTCTTCAAGAGTTACTGAAGATTTGAAGGTCTTGCTGTCACAATTGTCTGGCACTCGAGGGAATGAGCAATCAACAAACGAAATGAGTCCAAAGTTGTCCCCAAATAGTGGTGATTTGAAGGCTTCTGATTCTTCCAACTCTATTGGGTTGCAGATACTTCAAAAGAGGATCTCACTTGAAAGAAACGAGTCTGGGTTATCTCTGGATGGGAGCATTGTCAGTGAAATTGAGGGTGAGAGTGTTGTTGATCGATTAAAACGGCAGGTTGAGCATGACAAGAAACTTATGAGTGCTTTGTATAAGGAGttggaggaagaaagaaatgcTTCTGCAGTTGCTTCTGATCAAGCAATGGCCATGATTACAAGACTGCAAGAGGAGAAGGCAGCAATCCACATGGAAGCACTTCAGCACCTACGAATGATGGAAGAGCAAGCTGAGTATGATAACGAAGCACTTCAGAAGATAGATGACCTTCTTgttgagaaggagaaggaaatACAAGATCTAGAGGCAGAGCTGGAATTTTATAGGAGGAAGTTCCCAAATGAATCGATGCTAGAGAATCTGCTAGAGACAACCTGTGATATCCAGGCAAGGGATATTGTGGTGGATCATTCAGAATCAAGCAGCATTGAACATAGTGCTAGTGTTCCTAAACATGTGGACACTGGAAGGCCTCATACATACAGCACTATGCCTTTTAGTGATGAGGATGGTGGTAGGGTAAAGACTTCACTTTTGGATTTTGAAGATGAGAAAATACAAATCTTGCAATGTTTAGAGAAGTTAGAGAAGGCACTTTCATTGTTCTCTAATAATGGAGAAAACTCGGATTCATCTAAAGGTGATTGTTCTGAAAATGGAGGAAATGGGGTTGGCAAGTCGAATCTGCATAATGGTGATGGAGGTTCTCAACAAAATGATGCAATACGAGAGAATGGTTTGCCAATGCAACATCAAGTGCCTGTAACGTCAGGACATATTTCATCCCTTGAGAACCCTCTGTTAAACGGTAAACAGAGTGAAACTTATTGCAATGGCCAGAACTCTGCAGAGCTCTGTCAAGTGACTGATTTAGCTTCTCTTCCGATCCTGATTTCCGATCTGAATAAGAGGTTGAAGGCACTTGAGGCAGACCGAGGATTTCTTGAACGCACAATTAACTCACTTAGATATGGAGAGGAGGGACTGAAGTTCATTGAACAGATAGCTTCCCACCTGGGGGAATTACGGAAGGTCGGGATAAGAAGAGATCAAACTTCAGCTTGA
- the LOC18774052 gene encoding myosin-binding protein 1 isoform X1 — protein MAAMGTSSAFMQKAPQDLTKVLVTAIFEWLLISLLFVDAIFSYIITKFAYYCGLQTPCLLCSRLDHVLGKEKLGYYWDLFCGNHKSEISSLVLCYAHHKLVDVHGMCESCLFSFATINRSNAETYRLLVGKLGDDANFDFDQDPLLRGHKPCLSSGTLCSCCKQPCISRGHSQKLIQTKKFGSEAELDVPLSRDTEHNQKELRKGQDESYISVRATHMRDSGLHPLSHVGYTELKVTSDTESEVHFSDDDNASGLIHEGCDPKEDISAQYAESCIITPALIDPASVPKPSLLAQVDPNSNGSTSVASTVAFGHGLEELNWQKVGSKADFPALTEPILDNTPPSSNAMEAPVEVSKGKKDVTITHETDQISAAEPRELYKGGVRALTTSETGVETIPISSNTDQQVTNVLDLGDAYKLVVVSKGSQLSGVLAEQWIGKDSSRVTEDLKVLLSQLSGTRGNEQSTNEMSPKLSPNSGDLKASDSSNSIGLQILQKRISLERNESGLSLDGSIVSEIEGESVVDRLKRQVEHDKKLMSALYKELEEERNASAVASDQAMAMITRLQEEKAAIHMEALQHLRMMEEQAEYDNEALQKIDDLLVEKEKEIQDLEAELEFYRRKFPNESMLENLLETTCDIQARDIVVDHSESSSIEHSASVPKHVDTGRPHTYSTMPFSDEDGGRVKTSLLDFEDEKIQILQCLEKLEKALSLFSNNGENSDSSKGDCSENGGNGVGKSNLHNGDGGSQQNDAIRENGLPMQHQVPVTSGHISSLENPLLNGKQSETYCNGQNSAELCQVTDLASLPILISDLNKRLKALEADRGFLERTINSLRYGEEGLKFIEQIASHLGELRKVGIRRDQTSA, from the exons ATGGCTGCCATGGGGACTTCATCTGCATTTATGCAGAAAGCCCCCCAGGATTTGACTAAAGTTTTGGTAACAGCTATCTTTGAGTGGTTGCTTATTTCTTTGCTGTTCGTTGATGCCATATTCTCCTATATAATTACGAAGTTTGCTTATTACTGTGGATTGCAAACGCCCTGCCTGCTGTGCTCAAGACTTGATCATGTTTTGGGCAAGGAAAAACTTGGTTATTATTGGGACCTGTTCTGCGGCAATCACAAGTCAGAGATTTCTTCACTAGTTCTTTGCTATGCTCACCATAAGCTTGTAGATGTTCATGGAATGTGTGAAAGTTGCCTCTTCTCATTTGCAACAATTAATAGATCCAATGCTGAGACATACAGATTACTGGTGGGTAAGTTGGGGGATGATGCTAACTTTGATTTTGATCAGGACCCATTACTTCGGGGTCATAAGCCTTGCCTATCAAGCGGAACACTTTGTTCTTGTTGCAAGCAGCCATGCATATCTCGGGGGCATTCTCAAAAGTTGATTCagacaaaaaaatttgggtcCGAGGCTGAACTTGATGTGCCCTTATCTCGTGATACTGAACATAATCAGAAAGAACTGAGGAAGGGACAAGATGAATCATATATTTCAGTAAGAGCCACTCATATGAGAGATAGTGGGCTTCACCCTTTATCTCATGTTGGATACACAGAGCTCAAGGTTACTTCTGATACTGAATCGGAGGTTCATTTTTCTGATGATGATAATGCAAGTGGTTTGATTCATGAAGGATGTGATCCCAAGGAAGATATCTCTGCTCAATATGCTGAGTCCTGCATTATTACTCCAGCACTGATAGATCCAGCATCTGTGCCCAAGCCTTCACTTTTGGCACAAGTAGATCCCAACTCCAATGGTAGTACATCTGTAGCATCAACTGTTGCTTTTGGCCATGGATTGGAGGAACTTAATTGGCAAAAAGTTGGAAGCAAGGCTGATTTCCCTGCATTAACTGAACCTATCCTTGACAATACCCCTCCATCATCAAATGCAATGGAAGCCCCAGTTGAAgtatcaaaaggaaaaa AAGATGTGACAATAACTCATGAAACTGATCAAATATCTGCGGCAGAACCTAGGGAATTGTACAAGGGAGGAGTCAGGGCACTCACAACATCTGAAACAGGTGTGGAAACAATCCCCATCTCAAGCAACACCGATCAGCAAGTAACCAATGTTTTAGATCTCGGTGATGCTTATAAGCTTGTTGTTGTTAGTAAAGGCAGTCAGTTATCTGGTGTGCTTGCAGAACAATGGATTGGGAAGGACTCTTCAAGAGTTACTGAAGATTTGAAGGTCTTGCTGTCACAATTGTCTGGCACTCGAGGGAATGAGCAATCAACAAACGAAATGAGTCCAAAGTTGTCCCCAAATAGTGGTGATTTGAAGGCTTCTGATTCTTCCAACTCTATTGGGTTGCAGATACTTCAAAAGAGGATCTCACTTGAAAGAAACGAGTCTGGGTTATCTCTGGATGGGAGCATTGTCAGTGAAATTGAGGGTGAGAGTGTTGTTGATCGATTAAAACGGCAGGTTGAGCATGACAAGAAACTTATGAGTGCTTTGTATAAGGAGttggaggaagaaagaaatgcTTCTGCAGTTGCTTCTGATCAAGCAATGGCCATGATTACAAGACTGCAAGAGGAGAAGGCAGCAATCCACATGGAAGCACTTCAGCACCTACGAATGATGGAAGAGCAAGCTGAGTATGATAACGAAGCACTTCAGAAGATAGATGACCTTCTTgttgagaaggagaaggaaatACAAGATCTAGAGGCAGAGCTGGAATTTTATAGGAGGAAGTTCCCAAATGAATCGATGCTAGAGAATCTGCTAGAGACAACCTGTGATATCCAGGCAAGGGATATTGTGGTGGATCATTCAGAATCAAGCAGCATTGAACATAGTGCTAGTGTTCCTAAACATGTGGACACTGGAAGGCCTCATACATACAGCACTATGCCTTTTAGTGATGAGGATGGTGGTAGGGTAAAGACTTCACTTTTGGATTTTGAAGATGAGAAAATACAAATCTTGCAATGTTTAGAGAAGTTAGAGAAGGCACTTTCATTGTTCTCTAATAATGGAGAAAACTCGGATTCATCTAAAGGTGATTGTTCTGAAAATGGAGGAAATGGGGTTGGCAAGTCGAATCTGCATAATGGTGATGGAGGTTCTCAACAAAATGATGCAATACGAGAGAATGGTTTGCCAATGCAACATCAAGTGCCTGTAACGTCAGGACATATTTCATCCCTTGAGAACCCTCTGTTAAACGGTAAACAGAGTGAAACTTATTGCAATGGCCAGAACTCTGCAGAGCTCTGTCAAGTGACTGATTTAGCTTCTCTTCCGATCCTGATTTCCGATCTGAATAAGAGGTTGAAGGCACTTGAGGCAGACCGAGGATTTCTTGAACGCACAATTAACTCACTTAGATATGGAGAGGAGGGACTGAAGTTCATTGAACAGATAGCTTCCCACCTGGGGGAATTACGGAAGGTCGGGATAAGAAGAGATCAAACTTCAGCTTGA